Proteins from a single region of Pseudodesulfovibrio portus:
- a CDS encoding TlpA family protein disulfide reductase yields MHIFRYITIISLLLVALAACSGAEEPSGDKAQEPDFKAAAPAKAVKAAATDGGDILELDSTGLKDYLAANTGRPTLVMLWATWCPSCKQQIPELEQLEKTHGDTVNIIALSVDENRKALERYLEKKPMALTVAWGDQQIARDHNVEAIPTLLIFDKSGKKIFGQPGVFPASMLGAMADKLVNG; encoded by the coding sequence ATGCATATATTCCGGTATATTACGATAATATCATTGCTTTTGGTGGCCCTGGCGGCCTGCTCGGGGGCTGAGGAGCCGTCCGGGGACAAGGCGCAGGAGCCCGACTTCAAGGCAGCGGCCCCGGCCAAGGCGGTCAAGGCCGCAGCCACGGACGGCGGCGACATCCTCGAGCTGGACTCGACCGGGCTGAAGGACTATCTGGCCGCCAACACGGGCAGGCCCACCCTGGTCATGCTCTGGGCCACCTGGTGCCCGTCCTGCAAGCAGCAGATTCCCGAACTGGAGCAGCTGGAAAAAACCCACGGCGACACGGTCAACATCATCGCCCTGTCCGTGGACGAGAACAGGAAGGCGCTGGAGCGCTACCTGGAAAAGAAGCCCATGGCCCTGACGGTGGCCTGGGGCGACCAGCAGATCGCCCGGGATCACAACGTGGAGGCCATCCCCACGCTGCTCATCTTCGACAAGTCCGGCAAGAAGATCTTCGGCCAGCCCGGCGTGTTCCCCGCATCCATGCTCGGAGCCATGGCCGACAAGCTGGTGAATGGGTAG
- a CDS encoding N-acetyltransferase, translating to MIRKARIKDVRAIHGLLMHTEEHDGLVLPRSFSQLYSHLRDFVVAVEDGEVIGCCALSLIWEDLAEIRSLVVSPKHRGKHLGRKLVEACLSEAVTLGIYRVYTLTEVAGFFARLGFVEEGMESLNQKIFLDCLNCPRFPDLCNEVAMTINL from the coding sequence ATGATCCGCAAGGCACGCATCAAGGATGTCAGGGCGATTCACGGTCTGCTCATGCACACCGAGGAGCATGACGGGCTGGTCCTGCCGCGCTCCTTCAGCCAGTTGTATTCGCACCTGCGCGATTTCGTGGTGGCCGTGGAGGACGGCGAGGTCATCGGCTGCTGCGCCCTGAGCCTGATCTGGGAAGATCTGGCCGAGATTCGCTCCCTGGTGGTTTCCCCGAAACACCGGGGCAAGCACCTGGGCCGCAAGCTGGTGGAGGCCTGCCTGAGCGAAGCCGTGACATTGGGCATATACAGGGTGTATACCCTGACCGAGGTGGCCGGCTTCTTCGCCCGCCTGGGCTTTGTGGAGGAAGGCATGGAGTCCCTCAATCAAAAAATATTCCTGGACTGTCTCAACTGTCCGAGGTTCCCGGATCTCTGCAACGAGGTCGCCATGACCATCAACCTGTAA